In one window of Prevotella fusca JCM 17724 DNA:
- a CDS encoding RapZ C-terminal domain-containing protein, translating into MEKLLELYKKWKGSVPANVEKLEGAGSNREYFRMADEDGETIIGVIGTSRDENHAFVYLAKHFEKRQLPVPHILAVSEDETRYLQSDLGDTSLFNAIRGGREAGGRYNLAEQELLRRTIRELPNIQLRGARGLDFSNCYPQPEFNQESVLFDLNYFKYCFLKATELDFHELKLEANFRMFAKDLTSEKMDSFLYRDFQARNVMLDKDGKPYFIDFQGGRKGPFYYDLASFLWQASAKYSFKLRRELVFDYYQSLKNYTEVPSKRHFVNRLSLFVLFRTLQVLGAYGFRGYYERKKHFIDSIPPAIQNLRDLLALGEDVFHYPYMMDMLKRLTLLPQFAHIEKPAVNRADGFKTVEKDIYNANPLDGPATFSKYDGKGPLVVRVFSFSFKKGIPEDSSGNGGGYVFDCRSTHNPGRYEPYKKITGLDEPVIRFLEDDGEILDFLKPVYKLADHHVKRYMQRGFTDLMFSFGCTGGQHRSVYSAQHLAEHLNEKYGIEVRIVHREQGIEQTLKAR; encoded by the coding sequence AGCCGTGATGAAAACCATGCCTTCGTTTATCTTGCCAAGCATTTCGAGAAAAGGCAGTTGCCTGTGCCACACATACTGGCTGTTTCGGAAGATGAGACACGTTATCTGCAGTCTGACCTTGGCGACACATCACTTTTTAATGCCATCCGTGGAGGACGTGAGGCAGGCGGACGATACAATCTTGCTGAACAGGAACTCTTGCGCAGAACCATCCGTGAATTGCCGAACATACAGCTGCGTGGTGCAAGAGGGCTTGATTTCTCTAATTGTTATCCGCAACCAGAGTTCAACCAGGAGAGTGTGCTCTTTGATTTGAACTACTTTAAGTACTGCTTCCTCAAAGCAACAGAGCTCGATTTCCATGAACTGAAACTCGAAGCAAACTTCCGTATGTTTGCCAAGGATCTGACTTCTGAGAAGATGGACTCTTTCCTTTATCGTGACTTCCAGGCTCGTAATGTCATGCTGGATAAGGACGGAAAGCCTTACTTCATTGATTTCCAAGGTGGACGGAAGGGGCCTTTTTATTATGACCTTGCGTCTTTTCTGTGGCAGGCAAGTGCAAAGTATTCCTTCAAACTGCGACGTGAATTGGTGTTTGATTACTATCAGAGTTTGAAGAACTATACGGAGGTTCCATCCAAGCGTCACTTCGTAAACCGTCTTTCTTTGTTCGTTCTCTTCCGTACCTTGCAGGTGCTAGGTGCTTACGGTTTCCGTGGTTACTATGAAAGAAAGAAACATTTTATCGACTCCATACCTCCTGCTATACAGAACCTGCGAGATCTCCTGGCGTTAGGTGAGGATGTTTTCCATTATCCTTATATGATGGATATGCTGAAACGACTCACACTGCTGCCACAGTTTGCGCATATTGAAAAGCCTGCAGTCAACAGGGCTGATGGCTTTAAGACGGTGGAGAAGGATATTTACAACGCCAACCCGTTGGATGGTCCAGCCACATTTTCAAAGTATGATGGTAAAGGACCGCTGGTTGTCCGTGTATTCAGTTTCTCTTTTAAGAAAGGTATTCCGGAGGATTCATCCGGCAATGGAGGAGGATATGTTTTCGACTGCCGGAGCACACATAACCCGGGACGATACGAACCTTATAAGAAGATTACGGGTTTAGATGAGCCTGTCATCCGTTTCCTTGAGGATGATGGAGAGATTCTCGACTTCCTCAAGCCTGTATATAAGCTCGCTGACCATCATGTGAAGCGTTATATGCAGCGTGGCTTTACCGACCTGATGTTCAGTTTCGGTTGTACGGGTGGACAGCATCGTTCGGTCTATAGTGCGCAACATCTTGCCGAACATCTCAACGAAAAGTATGGAATCGAGGTGAGAATAGTACATAGGGAGCAGGGAATTGAGCAGACGCTGAAGGCAAGATAA